From the genome of Populus alba chromosome 10, ASM523922v2, whole genome shotgun sequence, one region includes:
- the LOC118059843 gene encoding protein BTR1 isoform X3: protein MESTESSYVSSPEQPQKRSPPPPASPPSDSEEKPTYTRFLVSNAAAGSVIGKGGATITDFQSQSGARIQLSRNYEFFPGTSDRIIMVSGGIDDVLKAVELIIAKLLSEIPAEDGDEAEPRMRVRLVVPNSACGSIIGKGGSIIKSFIEESHAGIKISPLDTKFFGLTDRLVTVTGTLEEQMHAIDLILSKLTDDPHYSQTMHAPFSYAAYNSMNHGPNGAAVKFQHNKDDITNSVTIGVADEHIGLVVGRGGRNIMEISQTSGARLKISDRGDFMSGTTDRKITITGSQRAIRAAEDMIMQKVSYASERETD from the exons ATGGAATCGACGGAGTCGTCTTACGTCTCATCACCGGAGCAACCGCAGAAGAGATCTCCTCCACCGCCTGCATCGCCGCCTTCAG attcaGAAGAGAAGCCGACTTATACCAGGTTTCTCGTGTCAAATGCGGCAGCTGGTTCTGTGATTGGAAAGGGTGGTGCAACAATTACTGATTTTCAATCACAATCTGGAGCGAGAATTCAGTTGTCGAGAAATTATGAGTTTTTTCCAGGAACGTCTGATAGGATAATTATGGTATCTGGAGGAATTGATGATGTGTTGAAGGCCGTGGAACTTATAATTGCTAAATTGCTCAGTGAG ATTCCTGCTGAAGATGGAGATGAAGCTGAACCAAGAATGAGAGTGAGATTGGTTGTTCCAAATAGTGCTTGTGGTAGCATTATTGGGAAAGGAGGGTCCATTATAAA GTCATTTATTGAAGAGTCCCATGCTGGCATCAAGATTTCTCCCCTGGATACGAAATTTTTTGGATTGACTGATAGGCTGGTTACAGTAACAGGAACTCTAGAGGAGCAAATGCACGccattgatttaattttgtcTAAGCTAACCGATGACCCTCATTACTCGCAGACCATGCATGCTCCATTTTCATATGCAG CATACAATTCAATGAACCATGGTCCGAACGGGGCTGCAGTAAAGTTTCAGCATAACAAG GATGATATTACCAATTCTGTGACCATTGGTGTTGCTGATGAACATATTGGATTGGTTGTTGGTCGTGGAGGAAGAAATATAATGGAAATTAGCCAG ACTAGTGGAGCCAGGCTAAAAATATCTGACAGAGGTGATTTCATGTCTGGAACAACTGATAG GAAAATTACAATCACCGGATCACAGAGGGCCATCCGTGCTGCTGAGGACATGATAATGCAGAAGGTATCCTATGCTTCTGAGAGGGAGACAGATTAG
- the LOC118059840 gene encoding OPC-6:CoA ligase-like isoform X1 — MGYFDEDGFLHIVDRIKELIKHNRYQVAPAELEAILLGHPQVLDAAVIPVEDEEAGQTPMAYLVLNSQKNKSFNLLLISPIQESTKSGFHQRHSKVCCGQNLEEGACFPQPTSYLKIVTFLRF; from the exons ATGGGTTATTTTGATGAAGATGGATTTCTTCATATTGTTGATCGGATTAAGGAGCTGATCAAGCACAATAGGTATCAG GTGGCTCCGGCGGAATTAGAAGCTATTCTTCTGGGTCATCCCCAAGTACTTGATGCAGCAGTTATACC tgttgaagatgaagaagctgGACAGACACCAATGGCATATCTGGTTCTGAACTCACAGAAGAACAAGTCATTCAATTTGTTGCTCATCAG CCCCATACAAGAAAGTACGAAGAGTGGGTTTCATCAGCGCCATTCCAAAGTCTGCTGCGGGCAAAATCTTGAGGAAGGAGCTTGTTTCCCACAGCCAACAAGTTATCTCAAAATTGTAACTTTCCTCCGTTTTTAA
- the LOC118059841 gene encoding acyl-CoA-binding domain-containing protein 4 isoform X2, with product MGTEEFKKEMDVANWFSQLPYEQWAPIPVSGTRPSARYKHAAGVADEKLYISGGSRTGRYLPDVQVFDFRGLVWSSLKLKSEAVGGKSEENGAQEVLPATSDHSMVKWGNKLLLLGGHSKTTSDSMIVRFIDLKTHACGFIETSGNAPVARGGHSVTLVGSRLIIFGGEDRNRRLLNDVYALDLETMTWDVVVARQTPPAPRFDHTAAINTERYLLIFGGCSHSIFFNDLHVLDLQTMEWSQPEVQGDLVTPRAGHAGVTIGENWYIVGGGDNKNGCPETLVLNMSKLAWSALTSVKERDPLASEGLSVCSALINGERHLVAFGGYNGKYNNEVFVMRLKPSDASRPKIFQSPAAAAAAASVTAAYALAKSEKLDFSSLNLSSNGVGNNPSELDLAFEIDALKEEKKELELSLTEVRAENSRLTEKVDEVNGTHAELSKELHSVQGQLAAERSRCFKLEAQIAELQKILESLQSIENEVQLLRRQKSALEQEIERSAAQRQGSGGVWRWIAG from the exons ATGGGAACAGAGGAGTTTAAGAAGGAAATGGACGTGGCCAATTGGTTTTCGCAATTGCCTTATGAACAGTGGGCCCCAATCCCTGTCTCCGGCACACGACCTTCAGCTCGGTACAAG CATGCTGCAGGAGTTGCCGACGAGAAATTGTATATTTCGGGCGGGAGTCGTACTGGTCGGTATCTACCTGATGTTCAG GTTTTTGATTTTAGAGGTTTGGTGTGGTCTAGTTTGAAACTTAAAAGTGAGGCGGTTGGTGGAAAAAGTGAAGAGAATGGCGCACAGGAAGTTCTTCCGGCCACTTCAGATCATAGTATG GTTAAGTGGGGGAACAAACTTCTTCTCCTTGGGGGGCATTCGAAGACAACTTCTGATAGTATGATAG TGAGGTTCATTGATCTGAAAACACATGCCTGTGGTTTTATTGAGACTTCAGGAAATGCTCCG GTAGCCCGTGGGGGGCATTCTGTTACACTGGTTGGTTCTAGACTGATAATTTTTGGCGGAGAAGATAGGAACAGGAGATTGCTGAATGATGTGTATGCCCTTGACTTGGAAACAATGACTTGGGATGTGGTAGTGGCGAG GCAGACACCTCCAGCTCCCAGATTTGATCACACAGCTGCAATAAACACGGAACGCTACCTTCTAATCTTTGGTGGCTGTTCTCATTCAATCTTCTTCAATGATCTTCATGTACTCGACTTACAAACT ATGGAGTGGTCCCAGCCTGAAGTTCAAGGTGATTTGGTCACTCCTAGGGCTGGTCATGCTGGTGTAACCATTGGTGAGAACTGGTATATTGTTGGTGGTGGAGATAACAAAAATG GTTGCCCAGAAACCCTTGTGTTAAATATGTCTAAGCTAGCTTGGTCAGCATTGACAAGTGTAAAGGAAAGAGATCCACTTGCTAGTGAG GGACTTAGTGTTTGCTCAGCATTAATCAACGGAGAGAGGCATTTGGTTGCCTTTGGTGGCTATAATGGGAAATACAATAACGAG GTTTTTGTTATGAGACTTAAACCAAGTGATGCATCACGTCCAAAGATTTTTCAgtcaccagcagcagcagcagctgcagctTCTGTTACTGCTGCATACGCTTTGGCCAAATCTGAAAAGTTAGATTTCTCCAGCTTAAATCTGAGCTCTAATGGAGTTGGAAACAATCCTTCTGAACTAGATTTAGCATTTGAAATTGATGCacttaaagaagagaaaaaggagCTGGAATTGTCCCTCACCGAAGTCAGAGCAGAAAATTCCAGGCTTACAGAAAAGGTTGATGAAGTTAATGGTACTCATGCAGAACTGTCCAAG gaaCTCCATTCTGTTCAAGGTCAACTAGCTGCTGAGAGATCAAGATGCTTTAAACTTGAG GCTCAAATTGCTGAGTTACAGAAGATACTGGAATCATTGCAGTCCATAGAGAATGAAGTACAACTACTTCGAAGACAGAAATCTGCACTGGAGCAGGAGATAGAGCGTAGTGCAGCTCAAAGACAAGGTTCTGGAGGTGTCTGGCGCTGGATAGCTGGCTAA
- the LOC118059843 gene encoding protein BTR1 isoform X1 codes for MESTESSYVSSPEQPQKRSPPPPASPPSDSEEKPTYTRFLVSNAAAGSVIGKGGATITDFQSQSGARIQLSRNYEFFPGTSDRIIMVSGGIDDVLKAVELIIAKLLSEIPAEDGDEAEPRMRVRLVVPNSACGSIIGKGGSIIKSFIEESHAGIKISPLDTKFFGLTDRLVTVTGTLEEQMHAIDLILSKLTDDPHYSQTMHAPFSYAGVFFSGFDGIQYACVLPYLATAAYNSMNHGPNGAAVKFQHNKDDITNSVTIGVADEHIGLVVGRGGRNIMEISQTSGARLKISDRGDFMSGTTDRKITITGSQRAIRAAEDMIMQKVSYASERETD; via the exons ATGGAATCGACGGAGTCGTCTTACGTCTCATCACCGGAGCAACCGCAGAAGAGATCTCCTCCACCGCCTGCATCGCCGCCTTCAG attcaGAAGAGAAGCCGACTTATACCAGGTTTCTCGTGTCAAATGCGGCAGCTGGTTCTGTGATTGGAAAGGGTGGTGCAACAATTACTGATTTTCAATCACAATCTGGAGCGAGAATTCAGTTGTCGAGAAATTATGAGTTTTTTCCAGGAACGTCTGATAGGATAATTATGGTATCTGGAGGAATTGATGATGTGTTGAAGGCCGTGGAACTTATAATTGCTAAATTGCTCAGTGAG ATTCCTGCTGAAGATGGAGATGAAGCTGAACCAAGAATGAGAGTGAGATTGGTTGTTCCAAATAGTGCTTGTGGTAGCATTATTGGGAAAGGAGGGTCCATTATAAA GTCATTTATTGAAGAGTCCCATGCTGGCATCAAGATTTCTCCCCTGGATACGAAATTTTTTGGATTGACTGATAGGCTGGTTACAGTAACAGGAACTCTAGAGGAGCAAATGCACGccattgatttaattttgtcTAAGCTAACCGATGACCCTCATTACTCGCAGACCATGCATGCTCCATTTTCATATGCAG GTGTTTTCTTCTCTGGTTTTGACGGTATTCAATATGCATGTGTGCTTCCTTATCTTGCTACAGCAGCATACAATTCAATGAACCATGGTCCGAACGGGGCTGCAGTAAAGTTTCAGCATAACAAG GATGATATTACCAATTCTGTGACCATTGGTGTTGCTGATGAACATATTGGATTGGTTGTTGGTCGTGGAGGAAGAAATATAATGGAAATTAGCCAG ACTAGTGGAGCCAGGCTAAAAATATCTGACAGAGGTGATTTCATGTCTGGAACAACTGATAG GAAAATTACAATCACCGGATCACAGAGGGCCATCCGTGCTGCTGAGGACATGATAATGCAGAAGGTATCCTATGCTTCTGAGAGGGAGACAGATTAG
- the LOC118059841 gene encoding acyl-CoA-binding domain-containing protein 4 isoform X1, with the protein MNFSNLEQFSMGTEEFKKEMDVANWFSQLPYEQWAPIPVSGTRPSARYKHAAGVADEKLYISGGSRTGRYLPDVQVFDFRGLVWSSLKLKSEAVGGKSEENGAQEVLPATSDHSMVKWGNKLLLLGGHSKTTSDSMIVRFIDLKTHACGFIETSGNAPVARGGHSVTLVGSRLIIFGGEDRNRRLLNDVYALDLETMTWDVVVARQTPPAPRFDHTAAINTERYLLIFGGCSHSIFFNDLHVLDLQTMEWSQPEVQGDLVTPRAGHAGVTIGENWYIVGGGDNKNGCPETLVLNMSKLAWSALTSVKERDPLASEGLSVCSALINGERHLVAFGGYNGKYNNEVFVMRLKPSDASRPKIFQSPAAAAAAASVTAAYALAKSEKLDFSSLNLSSNGVGNNPSELDLAFEIDALKEEKKELELSLTEVRAENSRLTEKVDEVNGTHAELSKELHSVQGQLAAERSRCFKLEAQIAELQKILESLQSIENEVQLLRRQKSALEQEIERSAAQRQGSGGVWRWIAG; encoded by the exons ATGAATTTCAGTAACCTTGAACAGTTTTCTATGGGAACAGAGGAGTTTAAGAAGGAAATGGACGTGGCCAATTGGTTTTCGCAATTGCCTTATGAACAGTGGGCCCCAATCCCTGTCTCCGGCACACGACCTTCAGCTCGGTACAAG CATGCTGCAGGAGTTGCCGACGAGAAATTGTATATTTCGGGCGGGAGTCGTACTGGTCGGTATCTACCTGATGTTCAG GTTTTTGATTTTAGAGGTTTGGTGTGGTCTAGTTTGAAACTTAAAAGTGAGGCGGTTGGTGGAAAAAGTGAAGAGAATGGCGCACAGGAAGTTCTTCCGGCCACTTCAGATCATAGTATG GTTAAGTGGGGGAACAAACTTCTTCTCCTTGGGGGGCATTCGAAGACAACTTCTGATAGTATGATAG TGAGGTTCATTGATCTGAAAACACATGCCTGTGGTTTTATTGAGACTTCAGGAAATGCTCCG GTAGCCCGTGGGGGGCATTCTGTTACACTGGTTGGTTCTAGACTGATAATTTTTGGCGGAGAAGATAGGAACAGGAGATTGCTGAATGATGTGTATGCCCTTGACTTGGAAACAATGACTTGGGATGTGGTAGTGGCGAG GCAGACACCTCCAGCTCCCAGATTTGATCACACAGCTGCAATAAACACGGAACGCTACCTTCTAATCTTTGGTGGCTGTTCTCATTCAATCTTCTTCAATGATCTTCATGTACTCGACTTACAAACT ATGGAGTGGTCCCAGCCTGAAGTTCAAGGTGATTTGGTCACTCCTAGGGCTGGTCATGCTGGTGTAACCATTGGTGAGAACTGGTATATTGTTGGTGGTGGAGATAACAAAAATG GTTGCCCAGAAACCCTTGTGTTAAATATGTCTAAGCTAGCTTGGTCAGCATTGACAAGTGTAAAGGAAAGAGATCCACTTGCTAGTGAG GGACTTAGTGTTTGCTCAGCATTAATCAACGGAGAGAGGCATTTGGTTGCCTTTGGTGGCTATAATGGGAAATACAATAACGAG GTTTTTGTTATGAGACTTAAACCAAGTGATGCATCACGTCCAAAGATTTTTCAgtcaccagcagcagcagcagctgcagctTCTGTTACTGCTGCATACGCTTTGGCCAAATCTGAAAAGTTAGATTTCTCCAGCTTAAATCTGAGCTCTAATGGAGTTGGAAACAATCCTTCTGAACTAGATTTAGCATTTGAAATTGATGCacttaaagaagagaaaaaggagCTGGAATTGTCCCTCACCGAAGTCAGAGCAGAAAATTCCAGGCTTACAGAAAAGGTTGATGAAGTTAATGGTACTCATGCAGAACTGTCCAAG gaaCTCCATTCTGTTCAAGGTCAACTAGCTGCTGAGAGATCAAGATGCTTTAAACTTGAG GCTCAAATTGCTGAGTTACAGAAGATACTGGAATCATTGCAGTCCATAGAGAATGAAGTACAACTACTTCGAAGACAGAAATCTGCACTGGAGCAGGAGATAGAGCGTAGTGCAGCTCAAAGACAAGGTTCTGGAGGTGTCTGGCGCTGGATAGCTGGCTAA
- the LOC118059843 gene encoding protein BTR1 isoform X2, giving the protein MESTESSYVSSPEQPQKRSPPPPASPPSDSEEKPTYTRFLVSNAAAGSVIGKGGATITDFQSQSGARIQLSRNYEFFPGTSDRIIMVSGGIDDVLKAVELIIAKLLSEIPAEDGDEAEPRMRVRLVVPNSACGSIIGKGGSIIKSFIEESHAGIKISPLDTKFFGLTDRLVTVTGTLEEQMHAIDLILSKLTDDPHYSQTMHAPFSYAAAYNSMNHGPNGAAVKFQHNKDDITNSVTIGVADEHIGLVVGRGGRNIMEISQTSGARLKISDRGDFMSGTTDRKITITGSQRAIRAAEDMIMQKVSYASERETD; this is encoded by the exons ATGGAATCGACGGAGTCGTCTTACGTCTCATCACCGGAGCAACCGCAGAAGAGATCTCCTCCACCGCCTGCATCGCCGCCTTCAG attcaGAAGAGAAGCCGACTTATACCAGGTTTCTCGTGTCAAATGCGGCAGCTGGTTCTGTGATTGGAAAGGGTGGTGCAACAATTACTGATTTTCAATCACAATCTGGAGCGAGAATTCAGTTGTCGAGAAATTATGAGTTTTTTCCAGGAACGTCTGATAGGATAATTATGGTATCTGGAGGAATTGATGATGTGTTGAAGGCCGTGGAACTTATAATTGCTAAATTGCTCAGTGAG ATTCCTGCTGAAGATGGAGATGAAGCTGAACCAAGAATGAGAGTGAGATTGGTTGTTCCAAATAGTGCTTGTGGTAGCATTATTGGGAAAGGAGGGTCCATTATAAA GTCATTTATTGAAGAGTCCCATGCTGGCATCAAGATTTCTCCCCTGGATACGAAATTTTTTGGATTGACTGATAGGCTGGTTACAGTAACAGGAACTCTAGAGGAGCAAATGCACGccattgatttaattttgtcTAAGCTAACCGATGACCCTCATTACTCGCAGACCATGCATGCTCCATTTTCATATGCAG CAGCATACAATTCAATGAACCATGGTCCGAACGGGGCTGCAGTAAAGTTTCAGCATAACAAG GATGATATTACCAATTCTGTGACCATTGGTGTTGCTGATGAACATATTGGATTGGTTGTTGGTCGTGGAGGAAGAAATATAATGGAAATTAGCCAG ACTAGTGGAGCCAGGCTAAAAATATCTGACAGAGGTGATTTCATGTCTGGAACAACTGATAG GAAAATTACAATCACCGGATCACAGAGGGCCATCCGTGCTGCTGAGGACATGATAATGCAGAAGGTATCCTATGCTTCTGAGAGGGAGACAGATTAG
- the LOC118059841 gene encoding acyl-CoA-binding domain-containing protein 4 isoform X3 — protein sequence MDVANWFSQLPYEQWAPIPVSGTRPSARYKHAAGVADEKLYISGGSRTGRYLPDVQVFDFRGLVWSSLKLKSEAVGGKSEENGAQEVLPATSDHSMVKWGNKLLLLGGHSKTTSDSMIVRFIDLKTHACGFIETSGNAPVARGGHSVTLVGSRLIIFGGEDRNRRLLNDVYALDLETMTWDVVVARQTPPAPRFDHTAAINTERYLLIFGGCSHSIFFNDLHVLDLQTMEWSQPEVQGDLVTPRAGHAGVTIGENWYIVGGGDNKNGCPETLVLNMSKLAWSALTSVKERDPLASEGLSVCSALINGERHLVAFGGYNGKYNNEVFVMRLKPSDASRPKIFQSPAAAAAAASVTAAYALAKSEKLDFSSLNLSSNGVGNNPSELDLAFEIDALKEEKKELELSLTEVRAENSRLTEKVDEVNGTHAELSKELHSVQGQLAAERSRCFKLEAQIAELQKILESLQSIENEVQLLRRQKSALEQEIERSAAQRQGSGGVWRWIAG from the exons ATGGACGTGGCCAATTGGTTTTCGCAATTGCCTTATGAACAGTGGGCCCCAATCCCTGTCTCCGGCACACGACCTTCAGCTCGGTACAAG CATGCTGCAGGAGTTGCCGACGAGAAATTGTATATTTCGGGCGGGAGTCGTACTGGTCGGTATCTACCTGATGTTCAG GTTTTTGATTTTAGAGGTTTGGTGTGGTCTAGTTTGAAACTTAAAAGTGAGGCGGTTGGTGGAAAAAGTGAAGAGAATGGCGCACAGGAAGTTCTTCCGGCCACTTCAGATCATAGTATG GTTAAGTGGGGGAACAAACTTCTTCTCCTTGGGGGGCATTCGAAGACAACTTCTGATAGTATGATAG TGAGGTTCATTGATCTGAAAACACATGCCTGTGGTTTTATTGAGACTTCAGGAAATGCTCCG GTAGCCCGTGGGGGGCATTCTGTTACACTGGTTGGTTCTAGACTGATAATTTTTGGCGGAGAAGATAGGAACAGGAGATTGCTGAATGATGTGTATGCCCTTGACTTGGAAACAATGACTTGGGATGTGGTAGTGGCGAG GCAGACACCTCCAGCTCCCAGATTTGATCACACAGCTGCAATAAACACGGAACGCTACCTTCTAATCTTTGGTGGCTGTTCTCATTCAATCTTCTTCAATGATCTTCATGTACTCGACTTACAAACT ATGGAGTGGTCCCAGCCTGAAGTTCAAGGTGATTTGGTCACTCCTAGGGCTGGTCATGCTGGTGTAACCATTGGTGAGAACTGGTATATTGTTGGTGGTGGAGATAACAAAAATG GTTGCCCAGAAACCCTTGTGTTAAATATGTCTAAGCTAGCTTGGTCAGCATTGACAAGTGTAAAGGAAAGAGATCCACTTGCTAGTGAG GGACTTAGTGTTTGCTCAGCATTAATCAACGGAGAGAGGCATTTGGTTGCCTTTGGTGGCTATAATGGGAAATACAATAACGAG GTTTTTGTTATGAGACTTAAACCAAGTGATGCATCACGTCCAAAGATTTTTCAgtcaccagcagcagcagcagctgcagctTCTGTTACTGCTGCATACGCTTTGGCCAAATCTGAAAAGTTAGATTTCTCCAGCTTAAATCTGAGCTCTAATGGAGTTGGAAACAATCCTTCTGAACTAGATTTAGCATTTGAAATTGATGCacttaaagaagagaaaaaggagCTGGAATTGTCCCTCACCGAAGTCAGAGCAGAAAATTCCAGGCTTACAGAAAAGGTTGATGAAGTTAATGGTACTCATGCAGAACTGTCCAAG gaaCTCCATTCTGTTCAAGGTCAACTAGCTGCTGAGAGATCAAGATGCTTTAAACTTGAG GCTCAAATTGCTGAGTTACAGAAGATACTGGAATCATTGCAGTCCATAGAGAATGAAGTACAACTACTTCGAAGACAGAAATCTGCACTGGAGCAGGAGATAGAGCGTAGTGCAGCTCAAAGACAAGGTTCTGGAGGTGTCTGGCGCTGGATAGCTGGCTAA
- the LOC118059840 gene encoding 4-coumarate--CoA ligase 1-like isoform X2 — translation MGYFDEDGFLHIVDRIKELIKHNRYQVAPAELEAILLGHPQVLDAAVIPVEDEEAGQTPMAYLVLNSQKNKSFNLLLIR, via the exons ATGGGTTATTTTGATGAAGATGGATTTCTTCATATTGTTGATCGGATTAAGGAGCTGATCAAGCACAATAGGTATCAG GTGGCTCCGGCGGAATTAGAAGCTATTCTTCTGGGTCATCCCCAAGTACTTGATGCAGCAGTTATACC tgttgaagatgaagaagctgGACAGACACCAATGGCATATCTGGTTCTGAACTCACAGAAGAACAAGTCATTCAATTTGTTGCTCATCAG GTAG